Part of the Paenibacillus sp. YPG26 genome, TTCCCCAGGTTCTTAACCTGTTCTTCTTCTTGGGCTTCTTAATTCTTGTTAATCTCTGATCCTTCATAACCCTGCCTCCAATTATATGCCGCTAGAGGACCCTGTTAGTCCTCATCTATATGTCGTACATGTCTGTCCGATGCCTGTTCCCTACCCGGACAGCCATGATTATCGTTGTAACTTATGGACTTAACTCATCGTCATAACTACATTCTCTCGCAGCATGTATTTAGCAGCATAATTCCGCTTGCCGGGCCCCCTTCCACATTGCCGCCAATAGTGTGTAACATGCAAGAGCTTCAATTCTTTTCTTCGTTAATAGAATTCTATTGTTCATTGTACCTACTAGAAAACGCCAAAACACTACAAAAAGGTTAAAATCCTTATGCACATCGATCAATATAACCTAAGTAACTAGCATCTATCAACTATTAAACACTGGTAGTATAGCTAGTTGTTATGCAATAACCTCTAAGAACCCCAATTCGCCACAAAAAAACGGGCAGAGAATCTCTTCTCTACCCGCTTAACTTATTGAAGCTTCTTCAGTTCATTGCCTTCAAGCAATGGGAAGTGACAGGCAACCTGTCTGCCCGGAAGGGCCTCCTCCAGCAGCGGCTCTACCTGACTGCATTTCTCCTGTGCAAGCGGACAGCGGGTATGGAACCGGCAGCCGGATGGCGGGTTCGCAGGGGATGGAACATCACCCTTTAATACGATACGCTCCCGTTTGCGGGTTGGTGATGGCTTGGGAATGGCCGACAGCAGGGCTGCGGTGTAAGGATGAAGCGGATGAGCGAACAGCTCTTCCGTCTCAGCTACCTCAACCATTTTACCAAGATACATAACGCCTACGCGATCTGAAATATGACGAACTACATTCAGACCATGGGCAATGAACAAGAAGGTAAGGCCCATCTCTTTCTGCAGCTTCATGAGCAGGTTGATAACCTGAGACTGGACAGACACGTCAAGGGCCGATACAGCCTCATCCGCAACGATAAACTGAGGATTGAGCGCAATTGCCCGGGCAATACCGATCCGCTGACGCTGACCGCCTGAGAATTCATGCGGATACCGATTCCGCCGCGTTGGGTCAAGACCTACCAACTGCATCAATTCCACTACACGGTTGTCGATTTCCTTGGCAGACATATGGCGGTGAACACGGAGAGGCTCACCAATAATATCCTTAACCAGGAAGCGAGGGTTCAGAGAACCAAATGGATCCTGGAATATAATCTGCATTTCTTCACGAAGCTTGCGGAGCTCGGAATTGTTCAGGGAGTGAACATCTCTCCCGTTGAACAGAACTTCGCCTTCCGTTGCACTTTGAAGCTTCAACACCACACGGCCGAAGGTGGATTTGCCACATCCGGATTCACCTACGAGTCCGAACGTCTCACCTTTACGAATGGAGATAGATACGTCATCTACAGCTTTCACATTGCCCACAACACGATTGAAGAGACCCGCTTTGATCGGGAAATACTTCTTCAGATGCTTAACCTCAATGAGATTGTCTTGGTCCTCTACCTTGGGTTCTTGCATACTCATTTCGCCTCGCCCCCGTTCCGGCCAAGTACCACAGGTGCCTTATCCTCATACAGCCAGCATACGGCAGAATGCTCCTGGCCTACTTTGAAGTTCAGTGGCTCCTGGGTCCTGCACTTATCCATAACATGCGGACAACGAGGGTGGAAGCGGCAGCCTCCAGGAAGATTGCCAAGGCCTGGAATGGTTCCCTTAATGGTATACAGCTCCCTGCCCCGAGTCCCTTCGAATCCCGGGATCGACTGCAGCAGCCCCACAGTATAAGGATGTGAAGGATTCGCGAAGACCTCTTCTACCGTCCCCTCCTCTACAATGGCGCCCGCATACATAACCGCGATCCGATCAGCCATCTCTGCCGCTACACCCATATCGTGGGTAATCAGCAGAATGGACATGCCCAGTTCTTCCTTCAGACGCTGAAGCAGATCTAGAATCTGCGCCTGCACCGTTACGTCCAGAGCTGTGGTAGGCTCATCTGCGATTAGAAGCTCAGGCTTACAAGCTAGAGCCACCGCGATGACGACACGCTGACACATTCCGCCCGACAGCTCATGCGGATACTGCTTCGCACGAATCTCCGGTGCTGGAATACCTACCAATCTAAGCAGGTTAACGGCTTCCGTCCAGGCTTCCGAATCACTCTTGTTCTGATGCAGTCTAAGACTTTCCGCAATCTGCTCTCCCACTGAGAATACCGGGTTCAAAGCCGACATGGGGTCTTGGAAGATCATTGCGATCTGGTTGCCGCGAATCTTGCGCATATGCTCTTGATCCTTGGCGGCCAGGTCTTCCCCGCGGAATTTAATCTTCCCCTCCAGAATAGCTCCGCCAGCGTAATCAATCAGACGCATAATGGACAAGGACGTAACACTCTTGCCGCTGCCGGACTCGCCCACGAGACAGAGTGTTTTACCTTTTTCTATTGTTAAAGAGATGCTGTCCGTCGCTTTGACGAACCCCTTCTCTGTCATAAATCCGGTTGTCAGATTCTCTACTTCGAGTAATCTTTCCGCCATTGTTTCAGCCTCCTCTGGGATAACATTGCTTTTTGTCTAGGGTCCAGAGCGTCACGAATGCCATCGCCAATAAAGTTAACGGCCAATACTACAATAAAAATGCATAACCCAGGATATACGGCCTGTATCGGATCGGTAAGCATAAATTCTTGAGCATTACTCAGCATTTGACCCCAGCTTGTATCTGGAGCCTGTATACCAAGTCCAAGGTAGGATAATGCGGACTCACTCAATATGGCTCCGCCAACCATTAAGGTCGCATTAACAATAATCGGGAAGCTGGCGTTACGAAGCAAATGTCTAAAGATAATTCCTCCGCTCGATACGCCTATAGCTTTTGCGGCCTCTACATACTGGGTCTCACGTAGTTGGAGGAACGTCCCCCGTACGAGACGTGCGATCCCCATCCAGCTGGTAAAGGCAAGAATCATAATCATATATCTAACCTCTGAGCCGAAAATAGCCAATACCAGGATGTTAAGAAATAGAAGTGGAATAGAGTTCATCACATCAACCAAACGCATAAAAATCGTATCAATCCATCCGCCGAAATAACCTGAAACAGCGCCAATCAACGAACCAATAATAACGGATGCCGCCGCTACAGTGAACCCGACAATAAGTGATATTTGTCCGCCATAGAGCAATCTGGAGAAGATGTCCCTGCCCAGCTCATCCGTGCCTAGCACATGGTTATCCGTCCCTGGTGGGAGATTCGAGATCATCAGATCAATGTTATTGGGCTTGAAGGGTGTGATCACCGGCGCGAGAAATGAGCCTGCCATGAAGATCAGCAATACAATAAGTCCCGTCATGGCAAACGGATTGCGAAAGAATTTCTTCCATACAATCATCCAAGGGCCCGGGGGCTTCTTGAGAGGTCTTGAAGTCGGCATCTCCTCAACAGGAGGCTGTACTCCAGGTTGTCCACCCGGGGCAAGGTCTTGGTTCATATTTACACTCATGCCGATTTCCCTCCTTTGCCCAGCTGAACCCGAGGGTCAACAATAGCGTATAGAATATCGGCAATCAAGTTACCGATGACCACTACAACCGCGGTAATTAAGGCGATAGCCATGAGTACAGAGTATTCACGGGCTACAGCCATCTCAATAAATAGGCGTCCCATACCCGGCCAGTTGAATACCCGTTCCGTTAGTGCCGCACCCCCAACGAGAATAGGCAGATCAAGCCCGAGAATGGTAATGATCGGAATGAGTGAATTTCGAAGCGCATGCCGGAAAATAACTTTACGTTCCTTAACGCCTTTGGCTCGTGCGGTACGGATATAATCCTGTTCAAGCACTTCAAGCATACTGGAACGTGAATATTTGGAGTAAGCCGCCAGGAACCCCAGTGTCAGGACGGTGATCGGCAGAATCATATGCATGAACAGATTGGACAGGTTCCCCTCTTGGCCCATCGTCCACATATCGGAGAGCGGCAGCCAGTCCAGCTTTAGAGCAAACAATTCCTGTAAGAGTATACCGAACCAGAAGGTTGGCATGGCAAAGCCAATATAAGCAATAAATGAGGATGTTTGATCCGAGAATCCGTATGGCTTGGTGCTGTTATAAATTCCCCATGGTACCGCTATTAACAAAGAGAGAATCCAGGCTGTGCCCATAAGAATTATCGTATTGCCAACGGTTGGCCACAGAATTTCCCCAACAGGGACATGATTTTTAAAGGTGTAGCCCAGATCGCCTTTAAGTAATCCGCCTACCCATTTGAAATATTGAATGTGAATCGGCTGATCAAGACCCAGATTATGCGCCTGAACCTTGGCCGCTTCCTGCGATAGTCCAGGGGACAGGAATATTTGAGTAGGACCGCCTGGAGCCGCATGAATCAGACCGAAAGTGACGATACTGACGAGAACCAGTACCAAGAGCGATTGCAGAATACGACGAATGAAATACTCAGTCATTAACTTTCCTCCCAGGATTGTAGCTCGTACAACCTATTTAAGCCTGAAAACAAAAAAGGGAGAGGAGAAGATTCTCCTTCCCCCTCGTTAGTTGTCGTACAATTATTGAGTTAACCACCAGTTTTGAATGTGGAAGTAGTATCCATACGGGAGTGAAGCTTCCGGTGCATCTGCCTCTGCATATTTCACCCGTGATCCCAGACCTTGTGGCAGACCATACTGATACAGGAATACATACGGAAGGTCAGTGGAGATTTCTTTACCCACTTCTTCATAAATTTTCTTACGTTCATTCTGATCAACTGTTGAATATCCATCTACCCACAGCTTGTCGAGCTTCTCATTTTTGTACCAGCCCATGTTTTGACCGTTTGGCGGGAAGTACTTGGAAGAATACGTCTGCTCACCATCTGGATCCGGGTTGTTCAGGGACCAAGACAATAGTACTGCTGGGAATTTACCAGGTGTCAAGTTGTTCTCTGCCCAAGAAGAGAAGTCAATTGCTTTCGGTTTTACTTCAATTCCTACTTCTTTAAGGTTCTGTTGAATGACAGCGGCAACCTGTTGACGGCGGCTGTTACCTGCATTGTATTGAAGCTCGAACGAGAATCTATGACCGTCTTTAGTCAGAATTCCATCTGAACCTGCAACCCAGCCGTCTTCAGCAAGGAGCTTCTTAGCCGCTTCTGGATCATAATTATATTCAGTTACTGCAGAGCCTGGATCTGCCCAAGTACCTGGAAGGAACGGCGCATTCAATTTAGTACCTGTGCCTTTAAGAATATTCTTGATCATTCCTTCGCGGTTAAGAGCGGTAGCGATCGCTTGTCTTGTCTTAACGCCAGTAAATGGTACATAATTATCCGGGAAATTCTCCGGTTTGAAGTTAAATGCTACATATTCATAAAGTGGGCCTGGCGCCAATAGAACGGTAAGGCCATCTTTCTTCTTCACAGCTTCAACCTGTGTTACCGGAATAGCTTGAATTAGATCTGTATCGCCCTTCATCAAGGCTTGAACTTCTGTGTTCTGATCCGCATAGATTTTGTATACCACTTTGTCAATATGCGGTTGTTGACCCCAATAGCTTGGATCCTTCTCAAATGCCAAGTACTGCCCACGTTTCCACTCGCTCCATTTCCAGGAACCGTTAGTAACCGTCTTGGCAGGATCTTTACCGTAAGGGTTATCTTTCAGTTGCTCAGGCTTCACATCCTTAAGCACGTGGTAAGGAATCAACTGATTGAACAAGCTGTATTGGAACGGCGCAAATACTTGCTTCAAAGTAATCTTGACTGTTTGATCATCGACTTTCTCGAGTTTGTCAACTTTATCAAATTGACCGATACCAGGAGAACCCACTTTAGGATTACGGAAAGTATCAATAGTAAAAATTACATCATCCGCGGTTACTGGCTGGCCATCGCTCCATTTAGCTTCTTTCTTCAGCTTGACTGTGTAAGTCTTGCCATCCTCAGATACCTCAAGAGGAGCCGCTGCTAGAGACCAAGGTTCTGCTGTAAGATTGCCTTTACGATCCAGGTCATACAGGCTTGCCATTACGAATCTTGACACATCACCTGAAGCAGAGTCTGCAACAAAGATCGGGTTAAGCGATACAATGTCGGAGAAGCTGCTGACAGTCAGAGTTCCTCCATCAACCGGCTTATCTGTAGATTTCTTAGTATCTACCGCTGAACCCGTTGGATTCTTCGTATTGCTGCTCTCGTTTGATTTGGTATTACTGCATCCTACGAACAAAGCACCGAACAACGTAAGCGTTGCTAATAGGGCAATCCATTTTTTTGTTTTTACCATAAATTCGTTCCTCCCGTTTCCATAAATTGTTAACTTACTGTCCTGCCATCCGGGCCGAAGCTAACCGCACGTATTTCCTAATTCTGTCTACGGTATGAGTGAGCTGGCTCACTCATATTACGTGGGCTGTGACCCCCCTTGTGTTTCAGAATACTAGAAATGTTTAATTAACTTCTAATATATTGTTATTCAATATATCCTAATAATAAAAAAGCATTAATCTTGATGAGTTTACTCGGGATTGTAACTCTAGTAGCATTTTTTTCACATGTATTCCCCGGTTGTTCTGTTAACCACAGGTCAATTAATGTTAATGCTTTCCACTATGTTTTCCAAATAAAAACATTGATTTATTAATGCTATGATTCATTATTAGTAAATAATATACATTAAATTTACTAAAATTCCAACTATATTTACAGTTTGTTTTTAATTTTTTTTTAATGTTATGTATAAGAAATACTTTTCACTCTACCCTCATATCCATCACAACAAAAAAAGCAGCCAATGATTGGCTGCTTTCTATAGTCAAATCTTACTCTGTTGTATAAGGCAACAATGCGATTTGACGGGAGCGTTTGATTGCAATTGTCAACAAACGTTGGTATTTTGCGCTAGTGCCGGTTACACGGCGTGGCAAAATTTTACCGCGTTCGCTGATGAATTTCTTCAACAACTCAGTGTCTTTATAGTCAATGTGAGTAATTTTGTTCACAGTGAAGAAGCACACTTTACGACGTTTGTTACGGCCGCCGCGGCGAGCCGGTCTTTTGTCGTTGTCTCCGCCTTCTCTTGGTTTAAAAGCCATGCTGTATCAGTCCTTTCCAATATTAAAATGGCAAATCGTCATCCGAAATATCGATCGGTTTCCCGTCATCGGAGAATGGATCTTGATTGCCTCGGGAGCTGCTGCTGTTACGGTTCGCACCGCCACCGCCTCCAAATGCTGGAGATTCCTCCCGTTGACCGCTTCCGCCACCATCACGGTTCGACTCCAAGAAACGGACATTATCGGCAATGACTTCGGTAACGTATACACGTTTGCCTTCGTTATTCTCGTAATTCCGTACTTGAATGCGTCCTTCAACTGCGGTCAGACGACCTTTACGCAAGTAGTTGGCACATGTCTCTGCCAGCTGTCTCCACGTAACGACCGGTATAAAGTCCGCTTCGCGCTCTCCGCCTTGTGAGGTGAACGGCCTGTCTACCGCAATGGTAAATTGGGTAACCGCCACGCCCGCTGGGGTATAACGCAGTTCTGGATCACGGGTAAGTCTTCCGATGAGAATGACACGGTTCAACAATCTGGTCCCCTCCTCTGAGCGATAAATTTACAAACACATATTAAGCAACGTCTTTTGTAATGAGATAACGGATAACTTCGTCGGAAATTTTTAAAATACGTTCCAACTCGTCAATTACATCCGGAGTCGCAGTAAAGTTCACGAGAACGTAAACTCCATCACGAATCTTGTTAATCTCATACGCAAGCCGGCGTTTGCCTAAAACATCATGCTTTGTAATTTCCCCGCCGTTTTGGATGATGCCTTGGAATTTTTCGACTACAGCTTGAAGAGCTTCTTGTTCAAGGTCTGGACGAATAATGTACATCACTTCGTATTTGCGCATATCTTTCACCTCCTCTTGGACTCACGGCCCCCAATGCATAGCTTGGGAGCAAGGAGCGAGCGTCAACTCGCACCATAGTAATATAACAAATTTGAAAGCCTGATGCAAGTGAAACTCGAGAAAATAAAGAATATATGTTCCTAATTCGTTATGAACTTCCATATCCCTTCGGCTACTTCCCCACATGATCTTCCTTTGGTGCGTGCACACTAAGGCGGTAGAACCAACTCTAATATGGAAGGGAGATAATTGATAATGGGCGAGCAGACTGAGTTTGAACCCGGAGATAAAGCCCCTAACCCTGGCATTTATACTGAGGTAGGGGAAGCGCGCAGCTTCCATACCCAAATTCAAAACCCAAAGCGGGTTGAGCTCGAACGGGGAGATATCTTCCCAGAGACAAGCAATAAGAACCGCAAGTGGAAAAAGGCGGAGAAAGCCCGCGTCCACTGATGTAATTTTTTACCATACGCATATTCGTATACGACCTCTTCATTCTGCACATTCTATGTTTAGACGGCGTACAAGAGAGGTGTGGTTCCGTTGGACCTGTTCAGCGAAACATCTGTTAGGAGTCTTATTCACAACTCGATGTACAGTGTAATTTAAAGAAATATCCGGTGCTTTGTCTGTGAAGACAAGGTTGCCGGGTGTAGGCTTTAGTTCTCTGGTTAGGAACGTGAGGCGCCCAAGGAAGACCCCTCTTCCTGGTGCTCCAGCGTAAGGCTGCAACTGCCGAATGTCTCCTGCATTTGTGTGAGAGAAGAATTCCATTCGTGCGCCGTCTACCACCAAAGAGGTCCCCATCCGGGGGCCTTTTTAGGTGCTCCTTCATACATCGCACAACAACAAAAAAACCTCCGCAGTAACGGAGGTTGATCTAATCCATTTGAAATTTGCAGAAGTGGCGGAAAGAGTGGGATTCGAACCCACGCACGCCTTGCGACGCCTAGCTGATTTCGAGTCAGCCCCCTTGGGCCTCTTGGGTACCTTTCCGCAGCAATAATGATTTTAACATATTGCCGTACAGTTTGCAATATAGCTTAGCCCTTCTAGTCAGCCCTTTCATGCATAGGGCAGGCTATATGGATGTCTTATCGCTCCCTGGTTCCCCTTCTGCTGATCTAAGCACCTTCTTCATATTTTTCTCAAACTTGACCCTTGGAATTAATACGCTATGCTTGCAGCCTACACACTTAATTCGTATATCCATACCCATCCGGATGATCTCCATTTCGTTGCTGCCGCAAGGGTGATTTTTTTTCATTTGAACGATATCGCCAAGCTGAAATATTTTGCGTTCCAATACATACAACTCCTTCGCTCAATGTTAATCCAAGAATAGCTAAAGGCGTGCCCTATGCCTCAGCAGCAAGCTCACCTTCTGCTTCCTCCAAGGCCTCCTTCGCATAACTCTGAATCTCCCGCTCCACCTCAGCACGTCTGCCGGGCAGACATTCACCAACAATCCGCACTACATACTCACTAGTGGTCATCGATTGTACTCCCAGCACATTAGGCACATTCGCCAGAGCCTCGGTGTTCTCTTTGAGTTCAGTCATGGACTTCTTCAAGATATCGAGGGACTCATCCAGCTTCCTCTTGCTGCTTATCGGAATATCGACCACAGCAAGAGCATTATTAAGTGAGTAGTTCGTTACATTAGTAATCATGCCGTTTGGAATAATATGTACCTCACCTGTCCAGCTAACCAACCTCGTTGTGCGCAGTCCAATGATCTCCACCGTCCCTTTGAAGGTTCCTGTCTGGATCACATCTCCTACAGCAAATTGATCCTCAAGGATAATAAAGAATCCGGTAATCACATCTTTGACCAGACTCTGGGCTCCGAACCCCACTGCTAATCCGAATACGCCCGCCCCTGCCAGCAATGGAGCCAAGTTAACGCCGAACTCACTGAGTAGAAGCATAATCATTACAAAATTGGTAGCTATGGAGATGACATTCTTCAGTAGCTCGCCTACAGTGACGAAGCGGCGTGGATTCACATTAAGACGGCTGTCCTCATGACGCCGAAGCGAATGATCAATGAATTTAAATATGAGTTTGATAAATAACCGGGTGATGACTAGAATAATGACGATTCTTATGCAGGAAAACAGAATGTTCTCCCACATACCCACATTAGTGAACCAGTCTGATATCTTTTCTTTCCAAGTTACCGCTGCTTGTTTTGCTTGATCCACAGCTGTCTCTGCAGCGAAGAACATGGCTCTCCCCCCTCTTTCCACACAACAAGGCTTTGACTTAATCTAAATAATTGTCACTCTGCTCCTATATCAATCGTAACATAACCCTGCATCTCTTTCGAATAGATCCCTCTGATCTCTACTCTCTCCGACCTTATAATATCCTTCACCACCGGCAGGCTCCCAGGTTCAAATTGTATAGAAAGCGCACAGCCCGCCGTGATCTCCTTCGGCGTCGGGAACAGATCCATCTCCACCTCTGCATACTCAAGCAGCATCTCGGCACGCAGCGCCTGCTGGGTAGAATCGAAGGCCATCACAAGCCAATTATCCATTAGTACACATGTCCCCTTCATAAGCAGATTACAGATCACCCAAGTATAAAATCTTTCTAATATTCATATACTATCTACTATATTGTCGACCTAATGCAATGCTTCATGGCAGCACCCTATGGAGTTATCTTCTATATTGAATGGAAAGGAAGATTTTATGTCCCTTACAGATCCAGCCTCTACCGCCGCTCAGGAGATCCCCTATTTAAAAATACTGCATACTGAGCCCGGCATACATTCGGCTATTATGCACCGGCTTCTTCTCCATTTCGCCAAGCTTACAGCCAGGCAGGAGATTGTTATAGTCTGTATTGGCACGGACAGATCCACAGGGGATTGTCTTGGCCCGCTGGTTGGAACCGCCCTATCCAAGCTTCAAAGCAGCAGCTTTCATCTGTATGGCACTCTGGAGGATCCCGTACATGCCATGAATCTCCAGGATACCCTTCTTCATATTCAGCAGATGCACGATAATCCATTCGTGATTGGCATAGATGCCTGTCTGGGTCAATCATCCAGTGTAGGCTGTATTCAGGTCGTTCATGGTCCCCTTCGTCCAGGTGCAGGGGTACATAAAGAACTGCCGCCGGTCGGCGATATCCATCTTACAGGCATCGTCAATGTCGGCGGCTTTATGGAATATTTTGTATTACAGAATACCCGGCTCAGTCTGGTTATGCGTCTGTCTGATATTATCGCGACCAGCCTGTATGGGGCGATCAAAGAATGGGACAGAAGCTTTAGACCTCTTGTTCGGCGAGATGAATGGCGTCCTTTTCCTCAGGAGAGAGTGAATAAGGCGACTCCCCTTTGACGAGTGGCTTCGCATATACATAAGAACCATCACGGTTATAGATCCCCGTCAGGACGATTCCATCCAGCTGACTATCTATAAATGCAACTGAGAAGCTAAGTTCATTCCCATGTTCATTAAAGGCATTATATCGTTTAATGCCTATTTTTGCTTTTTGCTTAGGAAGGAGCTTCTGGATAGATTGCAGCTGCTGCTGCTGTACCTCCTGCTCATCCTCAATGGAATCCAATTGGACCTTTAAGTCGATGAGGAGTGACTCCAGATTCTCAACTCCCGCGCCGGCCATCATAATCTCATATTTGCGGCGCATCTTCTTCAGCTTGCTTCCCTGAACAATATTCCAGATGAGCAATAAGATAAATAACAAGGCAGTTCCCACGACGATTAATCCCAATTGTTCACTGACAAGATTATTCAATTCCAACATCCCTGGCTCTACCCCTCTATAATCATCTATGCCTTATATAACTGCTGCATCGCCTCTATAAGGGCGTCCACCTCTTGGGCGGTTGTAGAATAGCCCACGCTTGCTCTTACCGCTCCTGTTCGTGTTGTACCCGCTGTCTCATGACCTAATGGTGTGCAGTGAAAGCCTGCCCTTACTGCAATTTGATACTCCCTGTCTAGTCGAAATGCCACTTCAGCCGCATCCTGATTCCTTACATTGAAAGTTACAATTCCAGTTCTCGGTTGCCCCAGCGCTGGACCGAGCAGACTTATTCCGGGAATCTCTGCTAGTCCCTGCATAAGCTGTTGCGTTAACTGCCACTCCCGGGCGTAGATACGCTCTACTCCCTCTGCAAGCACTTCTCTTACTCCTTCACCTAGACCGGCGATACCTGCCGTGTTAGGGGTGCCTGCTTCATAACGATCCGGACGAACTTTAGGCTGCTCCAGTTCCTCTGATTGACTTCCAGTCCCTCCATGCAGATGAGGAACCAGATCTATATCGGGGCTTATATAGAGCCCCCCTGTTCCCTGTGGTCCCAGCAAGGCTTTATGCCCTGGAAAAGCGAGCATGTCTATATTCATGCTGCCCACATGAATCGGATAGGCCCCGGCCGTCTGAGCTGCATCAACCAGCAGTACAGCCCCATGCTGATGAGCCAGGCGAGCGATGTCCTCAATTGGCGCTATGCTGCCAAGCAGGTTAGAGCTATGG contains:
- a CDS encoding dipeptide ABC transporter ATP-binding protein, which codes for MSMQEPKVEDQDNLIEVKHLKKYFPIKAGLFNRVVGNVKAVDDVSISIRKGETFGLVGESGCGKSTFGRVVLKLQSATEGEVLFNGRDVHSLNNSELRKLREEMQIIFQDPFGSLNPRFLVKDIIGEPLRVHRHMSAKEIDNRVVELMQLVGLDPTRRNRYPHEFSGGQRQRIGIARAIALNPQFIVADEAVSALDVSVQSQVINLLMKLQKEMGLTFLFIAHGLNVVRHISDRVGVMYLGKMVEVAETEELFAHPLHPYTAALLSAIPKPSPTRKRERIVLKGDVPSPANPPSGCRFHTRCPLAQEKCSQVEPLLEEALPGRQVACHFPLLEGNELKKLQ
- a CDS encoding ABC transporter ATP-binding protein codes for the protein MAERLLEVENLTTGFMTEKGFVKATDSISLTIEKGKTLCLVGESGSGKSVTSLSIMRLIDYAGGAILEGKIKFRGEDLAAKDQEHMRKIRGNQIAMIFQDPMSALNPVFSVGEQIAESLRLHQNKSDSEAWTEAVNLLRLVGIPAPEIRAKQYPHELSGGMCQRVVIAVALACKPELLIADEPTTALDVTVQAQILDLLQRLKEELGMSILLITHDMGVAAEMADRIAVMYAGAIVEEGTVEEVFANPSHPYTVGLLQSIPGFEGTRGRELYTIKGTIPGLGNLPGGCRFHPRCPHVMDKCRTQEPLNFKVGQEHSAVCWLYEDKAPVVLGRNGGEAK
- a CDS encoding ABC transporter permease; its protein translation is MPTSRPLKKPPGPWMIVWKKFFRNPFAMTGLIVLLIFMAGSFLAPVITPFKPNNIDLMISNLPPGTDNHVLGTDELGRDIFSRLLYGGQISLIVGFTVAAASVIIGSLIGAVSGYFGGWIDTIFMRLVDVMNSIPLLFLNILVLAIFGSEVRYMIMILAFTSWMGIARLVRGTFLQLRETQYVEAAKAIGVSSGGIIFRHLLRNASFPIIVNATLMVGGAILSESALSYLGLGIQAPDTSWGQMLSNAQEFMLTDPIQAVYPGLCIFIVVLAVNFIGDGIRDALDPRQKAMLSQRRLKQWRKDYSK
- a CDS encoding ABC transporter permease, which codes for MTEYFIRRILQSLLVLVLVSIVTFGLIHAAPGGPTQIFLSPGLSQEAAKVQAHNLGLDQPIHIQYFKWVGGLLKGDLGYTFKNHVPVGEILWPTVGNTIILMGTAWILSLLIAVPWGIYNSTKPYGFSDQTSSFIAYIGFAMPTFWFGILLQELFALKLDWLPLSDMWTMGQEGNLSNLFMHMILPITVLTLGFLAAYSKYSRSSMLEVLEQDYIRTARAKGVKERKVIFRHALRNSLIPIITILGLDLPILVGGAALTERVFNWPGMGRLFIEMAVAREYSVLMAIALITAVVVVIGNLIADILYAIVDPRVQLGKGGKSA
- a CDS encoding ABC transporter substrate-binding protein, which translates into the protein MVKTKKWIALLATLTLFGALFVGCSNTKSNESSNTKNPTGSAVDTKKSTDKPVDGGTLTVSSFSDIVSLNPIFVADSASGDVSRFVMASLYDLDRKGNLTAEPWSLAAAPLEVSEDGKTYTVKLKKEAKWSDGQPVTADDVIFTIDTFRNPKVGSPGIGQFDKVDKLEKVDDQTVKITLKQVFAPFQYSLFNQLIPYHVLKDVKPEQLKDNPYGKDPAKTVTNGSWKWSEWKRGQYLAFEKDPSYWGQQPHIDKVVYKIYADQNTEVQALMKGDTDLIQAIPVTQVEAVKKKDGLTVLLAPGPLYEYVAFNFKPENFPDNYVPFTGVKTRQAIATALNREGMIKNILKGTGTKLNAPFLPGTWADPGSAVTEYNYDPEAAKKLLAEDGWVAGSDGILTKDGHRFSFELQYNAGNSRRQQVAAVIQQNLKEVGIEVKPKAIDFSSWAENNLTPGKFPAVLLSWSLNNPDPDGEQTYSSKYFPPNGQNMGWYKNEKLDKLWVDGYSTVDQNERKKIYEEVGKEISTDLPYVFLYQYGLPQGLGSRVKYAEADAPEASLPYGYYFHIQNWWLTQ
- the rpsR gene encoding 30S ribosomal protein S18, translating into MAFKPREGGDNDKRPARRGGRNKRRKVCFFTVNKITHIDYKDTELLKKFISERGKILPRRVTGTSAKYQRLLTIAIKRSRQIALLPYTTE
- the ssb gene encoding single-stranded DNA-binding protein translates to MLNRVILIGRLTRDPELRYTPAGVAVTQFTIAVDRPFTSQGGEREADFIPVVTWRQLAETCANYLRKGRLTAVEGRIQVRNYENNEGKRVYVTEVIADNVRFLESNRDGGGSGQREESPAFGGGGGANRNSSSSRGNQDPFSDDGKPIDISDDDLPF
- the rpsF gene encoding 30S ribosomal protein S6, which translates into the protein MRKYEVMYIIRPDLEQEALQAVVEKFQGIIQNGGEITKHDVLGKRRLAYEINKIRDGVYVLVNFTATPDVIDELERILKISDEVIRYLITKDVA
- a CDS encoding YjzC family protein, with protein sequence MGEQTEFEPGDKAPNPGIYTEVGEARSFHTQIQNPKRVELERGDIFPETSNKNRKWKKAEKARVH
- a CDS encoding DUF951 domain-containing protein produces the protein MERKIFQLGDIVQMKKNHPCGSNEMEIIRMGMDIRIKCVGCKHSVLIPRVKFEKNMKKVLRSAEGEPGSDKTSI
- a CDS encoding mechanosensitive ion channel family protein — protein: MFFAAETAVDQAKQAAVTWKEKISDWFTNVGMWENILFSCIRIVIILVITRLFIKLIFKFIDHSLRRHEDSRLNVNPRRFVTVGELLKNVISIATNFVMIMLLLSEFGVNLAPLLAGAGVFGLAVGFGAQSLVKDVITGFFIILEDQFAVGDVIQTGTFKGTVEIIGLRTTRLVSWTGEVHIIPNGMITNVTNYSLNNALAVVDIPISSKRKLDESLDILKKSMTELKENTEALANVPNVLGVQSMTTSEYVVRIVGECLPGRRAEVEREIQSYAKEALEEAEGELAAEA
- a CDS encoding DUF3343 domain-containing protein — its product is MDNWLVMAFDSTQQALRAEMLLEYAEVEMDLFPTPKEITAGCALSIQFEPGSLPVVKDIIRSERVEIRGIYSKEMQGYVTIDIGAE